The following coding sequences are from one Lolium rigidum isolate FL_2022 chromosome 6, APGP_CSIRO_Lrig_0.1, whole genome shotgun sequence window:
- the LOC124660256 gene encoding protein SPEAR3-like: MSGSNFGDSMGWGRSSSSRRGKRGGGGSGGSGTDKPKQPQRGLGVAQLEKIRLQSEMAEYFQPPGGQPPSLIHRTASLNLEDTRASTSSLSSSPSSPFHAAAVSSAFPVHPNFGMAYGERVDTRYGEFQTPIVRSPRSSTINGPPNYSHPGVTLPLFAPEESTRLRGHHDRSRSADSTSMNSDDPQDVDLELKL, translated from the exons ATGAGTGGGAGCAACTTTGGAGATAGCATGGGCTGGGGCAGATCGTCCAGCTCCAGGAGGGGCAAGAGAGGCGGCGGAgggagcggcggcagcggcaccGACAAGCCAAAGCAGCCGCAGCGGGGGCTCGGTGTGGCGCAGCTGGAGAAGATTAGGTTACAGAGTGAAATGGCGGAGTACTTCCAGCCTCCCGGAGGTCAGCCACCAAGTTTGATCCACAGAACGGCCAGCCTCAATTTG GAGGATACCCGGGCTTCGACGTCCTCGCTGTCATCATCCCCATCGTCCCCCTTCCATGCTGCCGCCGTCTCTTCAGCATTCCCGGTCCATCCAAATTTTGGG ATGGCATACGGAGAGAGAGTAGACACACGATATGGTGAATTCCAGACTCCCATCGTCAG ATCACCAAGAAGCAGCACTATCAATGGGCCACCAAATTACTCGCATCCTGGCGTCACATTGCCGCTCTTTGCACCAGAG GAATCCACCCGTCTGAGGGGACACCATGACCGAAGCCGATCAGCGGATTCGACGAGTATGAACTCTGACGATCCACAAGACGTGGACCTTGAGCTAAAGCTATGA